The proteins below come from a single Oerskovia jenensis genomic window:
- a CDS encoding NAD(P)-binding domain-containing protein, with product MSTSSAPVHPVDVLVVGAGQAGLSAAFHLRRRGFVPLGLDGLPSSGPDDDAASGVRRTFVVLDAAPAPGGAWQFRWPSLTMAQTHAVHDLPGLALDAGDPQESASTAVGRYFGAYEQVNDLRVLRPVAVREVRDDPGSDALLVGSTTADGPVTWRARTLVNATGTWTKPFWPSYPGRETFAGTQLHTHDFGAAEDFAGKRVVVVGGGASATQFLLQIAPHAASTTWVTRREPVWVGGPFDENRGRDAVALVDERTRAGLAPESVVSVTGLPLTPAYEAGIASGVLRRLPMFARVVPDGVAWDPGVRADGVTHQGADVILWATGFRAALDHLGPLGLRGPGGGIVMDGPTVVADPRVQLVGYGPSASTIGANRAGREAVRAVLRVLDSDVSEPASAPGHARSDSPVVAPAARLPR from the coding sequence GTGAGCACCTCGTCCGCACCGGTACACCCCGTCGACGTCCTCGTGGTGGGCGCGGGCCAGGCCGGTCTCTCGGCCGCGTTCCACCTGCGTCGCCGGGGCTTCGTCCCGCTCGGCCTCGACGGTCTCCCGTCGAGCGGGCCCGACGACGACGCCGCCTCGGGCGTGCGGCGCACCTTCGTGGTGCTCGACGCGGCGCCCGCCCCGGGCGGGGCGTGGCAGTTCCGGTGGCCGTCGCTCACCATGGCGCAGACGCACGCGGTGCACGACCTGCCCGGCCTGGCCCTCGACGCGGGTGACCCGCAGGAGAGCGCGAGCACCGCCGTCGGGCGGTACTTCGGGGCGTACGAGCAGGTCAACGACCTGCGGGTGCTGCGGCCCGTCGCGGTGCGCGAGGTGCGCGACGACCCGGGCTCGGACGCGCTGCTCGTCGGGTCGACCACGGCCGACGGGCCGGTGACCTGGCGTGCGCGGACGCTCGTCAACGCGACCGGTACGTGGACCAAGCCGTTCTGGCCCTCGTACCCGGGCCGCGAGACGTTCGCGGGCACGCAGCTCCACACGCACGACTTCGGTGCCGCCGAGGACTTCGCGGGCAAGCGCGTCGTCGTGGTGGGCGGCGGCGCGTCCGCGACCCAGTTCCTGCTCCAGATCGCGCCGCACGCGGCCTCGACCACGTGGGTCACGCGCCGCGAACCCGTGTGGGTCGGCGGTCCGTTCGACGAGAACCGAGGGCGCGACGCGGTGGCCCTCGTCGACGAGCGCACGCGCGCGGGCCTGGCCCCGGAGAGCGTCGTGTCGGTCACGGGGCTGCCGCTCACGCCCGCGTACGAGGCGGGTATCGCGTCGGGCGTCCTGCGGCGCCTGCCGATGTTCGCGCGCGTCGTGCCCGACGGCGTCGCGTGGGACCCCGGCGTCCGTGCCGACGGCGTGACGCACCAGGGTGCCGACGTGATCCTGTGGGCCACGGGCTTCCGGGCCGCGCTCGACCACCTCGGGCCGCTGGGGCTGCGAGGTCCCGGCGGGGGGATCGTCATGGACGGTCCGACCGTGGTCGCCGACCCCCGCGTCCAGCTCGTCGGGTACGGGCCGAGCGCGTCGACCATCGGGGCGAACCGGGCAGGTCGCGAGGCGGTGCGCGCGGTGCTGCGGGTGCTGGACAGCGACGTGTCAGAACCAGCGAGCGCTCCAGGTCACGCTCGTTCTGACAGTCCGGTGGTGGCACCCGCAGCTAGGCTTCCGAGGTGA
- a CDS encoding alpha/beta hydrolase translates to MSPFHVLPDAAPLPEPEIAPTLPPAVLRELAGRSDWVSSWWTVGLLAAAAVLVAVLVAWDRRRGAGARRDASTGADGDGDTEGRGGGSGSGSGSGSGKRTGRRHGAWRAWVGTVASGLLVVLAVTAAVNAYAGYVPNVAAVRITMAGWGLADPPPSHRDEPSQHDGSSTTGSVTATPVEAPDLRMAAGTTWVYTPPGFDPSAATRYPVVYLFHGSPGQPSDWFAAADSANVMDTLLGAGLVRPMILVAVDVNGTGPSSRDTECLDSTTGGAQVETYVTDVVVPWVDQSFPTVPDREHRAIGGMSSGGFCALNLGLRHLDTFGAIMALEPYGDPGEGGRRMLATQEEFDANSPSRYVPTMDFPEPVAVFLDGGTESPRVDREANRRLAAALVERGQTVELREEKGQGHTWAMVHAGLPYGLSFLSEHLAQP, encoded by the coding sequence GTGAGCCCGTTCCACGTCCTGCCCGACGCCGCCCCGCTGCCCGAGCCCGAGATCGCCCCGACCCTGCCGCCCGCGGTGCTGCGCGAGCTCGCGGGGCGCAGCGACTGGGTGTCGTCGTGGTGGACGGTCGGGTTGCTCGCGGCCGCTGCGGTGCTCGTGGCGGTCCTCGTCGCGTGGGACCGGCGGCGGGGTGCCGGGGCCAGGCGGGACGCGAGCACCGGCGCCGACGGCGACGGCGACACCGAAGGCAGGGGCGGGGGCTCGGGCTCGGGCTCGGGCTCGGGCTCGGGCAAGCGCACGGGGCGACGGCACGGCGCCTGGCGCGCGTGGGTCGGGACCGTCGCGTCGGGGCTCCTCGTGGTCCTCGCGGTCACTGCCGCGGTCAACGCGTACGCGGGCTACGTGCCCAACGTCGCGGCCGTCCGCATCACCATGGCCGGGTGGGGCCTCGCCGACCCACCACCGAGCCACCGCGACGAGCCCTCGCAGCACGACGGGTCCTCGACGACCGGATCGGTGACCGCGACCCCGGTCGAGGCCCCCGACCTACGCATGGCCGCGGGCACCACGTGGGTCTACACCCCGCCCGGCTTCGACCCGTCGGCCGCGACGCGCTACCCCGTCGTCTACCTCTTCCACGGCAGCCCGGGCCAGCCCAGCGACTGGTTCGCGGCAGCCGACAGCGCGAACGTCATGGACACGCTGCTGGGCGCCGGGCTGGTCCGGCCCATGATCCTGGTCGCGGTCGACGTCAACGGGACCGGGCCGTCCTCGCGCGACACCGAGTGCCTCGACTCGACGACGGGCGGCGCCCAGGTCGAGACGTACGTGACCGACGTCGTGGTCCCGTGGGTCGACCAGAGCTTCCCGACCGTGCCCGACCGTGAGCACCGCGCGATCGGCGGGATGTCCTCGGGCGGGTTCTGCGCGCTCAACCTGGGCCTGCGCCACCTCGACACGTTCGGGGCGATCATGGCGCTCGAGCCCTACGGCGACCCGGGCGAGGGCGGGCGCAGGATGCTCGCGACCCAGGAGGAGTTCGACGCCAACTCCCCCAGCCGCTACGTCCCGACCATGGACTTCCCCGAGCCCGTCGCCGTGTTCCTCGACGGGGGCACCGAGTCCCCGCGTGTCGACCGCGAGGCCAACCGCCGGCTCGCCGCGGCGCTCGTCGAGCGTGGCCAGACCGTCGAGCTGCGCGAGGAGAAGGGCCAGGGGCACACGTGGGCCATGGTCCACGCGGGCCTGCCGTACGGGTTGAGCTTCCTCTCCGAGCACCTGGCGCAGCCGTGA
- the mshD gene encoding mycothiol synthase, whose translation MRSPLEIGPLDPATADEVRALAAAAQEADGVAPLSEQPLLRLGVDDEDLTHVVAYDGEGTVTGYAQVDRGGEVASAELVVHPAARRRRTGRMLLRTAQRDATLPARSGEPGQHGGVLHVWAHGDLPAARAFAADAGLVVVRELWKMGLDLRSGTWALPEIPTGLRLRTFRPGPDDDAWLRVNARAFAHHPEQGRLTQADLDARLAEDWFDPEGFFLLEREDGSLAGSLWTKVPTDQAGAHREGEIYVVGVDPDAQGQGLGKVLTAVGLAHLAALGLDRAVLYVDGDNAAATRTYLGAGFGKDTVDVQYGPPAVNPVTQSSPSDATMKS comes from the coding sequence ATGCGCTCCCCCCTCGAGATCGGCCCGCTCGACCCGGCCACCGCGGACGAGGTCCGTGCCCTGGCCGCGGCCGCCCAGGAGGCCGACGGCGTCGCGCCCCTCTCCGAGCAGCCGCTCCTGCGCCTGGGCGTCGACGACGAGGACCTCACGCACGTCGTCGCGTACGACGGCGAGGGAACGGTCACGGGGTACGCCCAGGTCGACCGCGGCGGCGAGGTCGCGAGCGCCGAGCTCGTGGTGCACCCGGCCGCGCGCCGCCGTCGGACCGGCCGCATGCTGCTGCGCACCGCGCAGCGCGACGCGACCCTGCCCGCACGCTCGGGCGAGCCCGGCCAGCACGGCGGCGTCCTGCACGTGTGGGCGCACGGCGACCTGCCCGCGGCGCGCGCGTTCGCTGCCGACGCGGGGCTCGTCGTCGTGCGCGAGCTGTGGAAGATGGGCCTCGACCTGCGGTCCGGGACGTGGGCGCTCCCCGAGATCCCCACGGGCCTGCGCCTGCGCACGTTCCGCCCCGGGCCCGACGACGACGCCTGGCTCCGCGTCAACGCCCGCGCCTTCGCGCACCACCCCGAGCAGGGCCGCCTGACCCAGGCCGACCTCGACGCCCGGCTCGCCGAGGACTGGTTCGACCCCGAGGGCTTCTTCCTGCTCGAGCGCGAGGACGGCTCGTTGGCCGGCTCGCTGTGGACCAAGGTCCCCACCGACCAGGCCGGAGCGCACCGCGAGGGTGAGATCTACGTCGTGGGCGTCGACCCCGACGCCCAGGGACAGGGGCTCGGGAAGGTGCTGACCGCCGTCGGGCTCGCGCACCTCGCGGCGCTCGGCCTCGACCGCGCGGTCCTCTACGTCGACGGCGATAACGCCGCCGCGACCCGGACCTACCTCGGGGCGGGCTTCGGCAAGGACACGGTCGACGTCCAGTACGGCCCGCCGGCAGTGAACCCCGTCACCCAAAGTTCACCGAGTGATGCCACCATGAAGTCATGA
- a CDS encoding RNA degradosome polyphosphate kinase, whose amino-acid sequence MTDSTVRPGVRPPARPDQQPDASRPAGPRATLDPELAAHIAEHIAEEEEVTGSIDVEVLTAEPLPANRFADRELSWLSFNQRVLELAEDESQPLLERVRYLAIFASNLDEFFMVRVAGLKRRIATGLAVTAASGLTPRQVLDAISERAHELMARHAAVFSDQVQPALATEGISLLRWDELDTREQERLHKFFRKQIFPVLTPLAVDPAHPFPYISGLSLNLAVVVVNPTTGKEHFARVKVPPLLPRFIAVDSRGRPSAPSSQAADPDKGPTSFVPLEDVISQHLDHLFPGMEVREHHTFRVTRNEDVEVEEDDAENLLQAMEKELLRRRFGPPVRLEIADGISPRIRQLLVRELDVADDEVFKLHAPLDLTGLNLIADLDRADLHYPRFVPTTHRFLAEVESANPTDVFAAIRDRDILLHHPYDSFSTSVQTFLQQAAADPNVLAIKQTLYRTSGDSPIVDALIDAAEAGKQVLALVEIKARFDEQANISWARKLEQAGVHVVYGIVGLKTHCKLSLVVRQEPEGLVRYCHVGTGNYNPKTARLYTDLGLLTADPEVGQDLTRLFNQLSGYAPQSRFHRLLVAPRSVRSGLVERIEREAVAAREGREAWVKFKVNSVVDETIIDALYRASQAGVKVDLVVRGICAIRPGVPGLSENIRVRSILGRFLEHSRIFAFANSGGPAIADGPESGPEVFIGSADLMHRNLDRRVETLVRLVDSQQVSDLIDLIDVSMDDATASWHLQSDGSWERHAVGPDGPLTDIQSTLITRQRRRLGMGR is encoded by the coding sequence ATGACCGACTCCACCGTCCGTCCCGGCGTCCGGCCCCCCGCGCGCCCGGACCAGCAGCCGGACGCTTCTCGCCCAGCCGGCCCGCGAGCCACCCTCGACCCCGAGCTCGCGGCCCACATCGCCGAGCACATCGCCGAGGAGGAAGAGGTCACCGGCTCGATCGACGTGGAGGTGCTCACCGCCGAGCCGCTGCCCGCGAACCGGTTCGCCGACCGAGAGCTGAGCTGGCTCTCGTTCAACCAGCGCGTGCTCGAGCTCGCCGAGGACGAGTCCCAGCCCCTGCTCGAGCGCGTCCGCTACCTCGCGATCTTCGCGTCGAACCTCGACGAGTTCTTCATGGTCCGCGTCGCAGGACTCAAGCGACGCATCGCGACGGGCCTCGCGGTCACGGCGGCCTCCGGTCTCACGCCGCGCCAGGTCCTCGACGCGATCAGCGAGCGCGCGCACGAGCTCATGGCCCGCCACGCCGCGGTCTTCTCCGACCAGGTGCAGCCCGCGCTCGCGACCGAGGGCATCTCGCTGCTGCGCTGGGACGAGCTCGACACACGCGAGCAGGAGCGCCTGCACAAGTTCTTCCGCAAGCAGATCTTCCCCGTGCTCACGCCGCTCGCCGTGGACCCCGCGCACCCGTTCCCGTACATCTCGGGGCTCTCGCTCAACCTCGCGGTCGTCGTGGTCAACCCGACGACGGGCAAGGAGCACTTCGCGCGCGTCAAGGTGCCGCCGCTGCTGCCGCGATTCATCGCGGTCGACTCGCGAGGGCGCCCGTCCGCACCCAGCTCGCAGGCCGCCGACCCGGACAAGGGCCCCACGTCGTTCGTGCCGCTCGAGGACGTCATCTCCCAGCACCTCGACCACCTGTTCCCCGGCATGGAGGTGCGCGAGCACCACACGTTCCGCGTGACGCGCAACGAGGACGTCGAGGTCGAGGAGGACGACGCCGAGAACCTGCTCCAGGCCATGGAGAAGGAGCTGCTGCGCCGCCGGTTCGGCCCGCCCGTGCGCCTCGAGATCGCCGACGGGATCAGCCCTCGCATCCGCCAGCTCCTCGTGCGCGAGCTCGACGTGGCCGACGACGAGGTCTTCAAGCTGCACGCGCCGCTCGACCTCACGGGGCTCAACCTCATCGCCGACCTCGACCGCGCGGACCTGCACTACCCGCGGTTCGTGCCGACGACCCACCGCTTCCTCGCCGAGGTCGAGAGCGCCAACCCGACCGACGTGTTCGCCGCCATCCGTGACCGCGACATCCTGCTGCACCACCCCTACGACTCGTTCTCGACGTCGGTCCAGACGTTCCTGCAGCAGGCCGCCGCGGACCCCAACGTGCTCGCGATCAAGCAGACGCTGTACCGGACGTCGGGCGACTCCCCCATCGTCGACGCGCTGATCGACGCGGCCGAGGCCGGCAAGCAGGTCCTCGCCCTGGTCGAGATCAAGGCGCGCTTCGACGAGCAGGCCAACATCTCCTGGGCCCGCAAGCTCGAGCAGGCGGGCGTGCACGTCGTGTACGGGATCGTGGGGCTCAAGACCCACTGCAAGCTCTCGCTCGTGGTCCGCCAGGAGCCCGAGGGCCTCGTGCGCTACTGCCACGTCGGCACGGGCAACTACAACCCCAAGACCGCACGCCTGTACACCGACCTCGGGCTGCTCACCGCGGACCCCGAGGTCGGCCAGGACCTCACGCGGCTGTTCAACCAGCTGAGCGGCTACGCACCCCAGTCCCGCTTCCACCGGCTCCTCGTCGCGCCCCGCTCGGTGCGCTCGGGGCTCGTCGAGCGCATCGAGCGCGAGGCCGTCGCAGCGCGCGAGGGCCGCGAGGCGTGGGTCAAGTTCAAGGTCAACTCGGTCGTCGACGAGACCATCATCGACGCCCTGTACCGGGCCTCGCAGGCCGGCGTGAAGGTCGACCTCGTGGTCCGCGGGATCTGCGCGATCCGCCCCGGGGTGCCGGGGCTCAGCGAGAACATCCGGGTGCGGTCCATCCTGGGCCGGTTCCTGGAGCACTCGCGGATCTTCGCGTTCGCCAACTCGGGCGGGCCGGCCATCGCCGACGGCCCCGAGTCCGGGCCCGAGGTCTTCATCGGCTCGGCCGACCTCATGCACCGCAACCTCGACCGCCGTGTCGAGACGCTGGTGCGGTTGGTGGACAGCCAGCAGGTCTCGGACCTGATCGACCTCATCGACGTCTCGATGGACGATGCCACCGCGTCCTGGCACCTGCAGAGCGACGGTTCGTGGGAGCGTCATGCCGTGGGACCCGACGGGCCGCTGACCGACATCCAGTCGACGCTCATCACCCGACAACGGCGGCGGCTGGGCATGGGTCGATGA
- a CDS encoding NUDIX hydrolase — translation MSSSSFAPLVDSLGPTHVPHAPVIESAGGLVWRVRDGELQVKLVHRPRYDDWSWPKGKLDPGEAFQTAAVREVAEETGRPVVLGVPLPGLQYLTPEGRVKRVHYWAARQAKRGRDAGPLAARAPVPPVSVDEIDDSVWLGLDDAARRVTRKADRGPLAALAEEFAHDRLATRVVVIARHGKAVTRAAWHGTEEDRPLTPAGHAQSAALVPVLAAYGVNAVVTSRWNRCEQTISPYAEAARLDRISIDHLSEAQHERSPSRVARTVRELLESERSTVLCTHRPVLPTVLDVLGQHSRRPVANALPSRDPFLEPGEMLVAHVADTPKGPRVLAAEKVAPPLH, via the coding sequence ATGAGCTCGTCGTCGTTCGCCCCGCTCGTCGACTCGCTCGGCCCCACCCACGTCCCCCACGCCCCCGTGATCGAGTCCGCGGGCGGGCTCGTGTGGCGCGTGCGCGACGGCGAGCTGCAGGTCAAGCTCGTCCACCGCCCGCGCTACGACGACTGGTCGTGGCCCAAGGGCAAGCTCGACCCGGGCGAGGCCTTCCAGACGGCCGCGGTGCGCGAGGTCGCGGAGGAGACCGGCCGACCCGTGGTCCTCGGCGTGCCCCTGCCCGGGTTGCAGTACCTCACGCCCGAGGGCCGTGTGAAGCGCGTGCACTACTGGGCTGCACGGCAGGCCAAGCGGGGTCGTGACGCAGGCCCGCTCGCTGCGCGCGCCCCCGTGCCCCCGGTGTCGGTCGACGAGATCGACGACTCCGTGTGGCTCGGCCTCGACGACGCCGCGCGGCGCGTGACCCGCAAGGCCGACCGCGGTCCGCTCGCCGCGCTGGCCGAGGAGTTCGCGCACGACCGTCTCGCGACCCGCGTCGTCGTGATCGCACGCCACGGCAAGGCCGTGACCCGTGCGGCGTGGCACGGCACCGAGGAGGACCGGCCGCTCACGCCCGCGGGTCATGCGCAGTCGGCCGCGCTCGTCCCGGTGCTGGCCGCCTACGGCGTCAACGCGGTCGTGACGAGTCGGTGGAACCGGTGCGAGCAGACCATCTCCCCGTACGCCGAGGCCGCACGGCTGGACAGGATCTCGATCGACCACCTGTCCGAGGCCCAGCACGAGCGGTCGCCGTCGCGCGTCGCGCGCACGGTCCGCGAGCTCCTGGAGTCCGAGCGGTCGACCGTGCTGTGCACGCACCGGCCCGTGCTGCCCACGGTGCTCGACGTCCTGGGTCAGCACTCACGTCGCCCGGTCGCGAACGCCCTGCCGAGCCGGGACCCGTTCCTGGAGCCGGGCGAGATGCTCGTCGCGCACGTCGCGGACACGCCCAAGGGGCCCAGGGTGCTCGCGGCGGAGAAGGTCGCACCGCCGCTGCACTGA
- a CDS encoding inorganic phosphate transporter has translation MEFALVVLVVALALSFDYTNGFHDAANAIATSVSTRALTPRAALIMAAVMNFAGALLGTEVAETIATSIVDLEDVPPHTALVVVLCALVGAIVWNLITWWFGLPSSSTHALIGGLVGAGLAGGLAIYGASIVDKVVLPMIFSPLVGFGLAFVVMVGLLWAFRRAAPSKTTRRFRLAQTVSAAAMALGHGLQDAQKTMGVIFMALLTVGWASPDEGIPLWVKLAAAAAISAGTYSGGWRIMRTLGRKIIELDPARGFVAESVSAIVLYVNAFALHAPVSTTHTITSAIMGVGATKRLSAVRWGVAKNIGIAWVLTIPAAALVAAIMYWILSPILL, from the coding sequence GTGGAATTCGCTCTGGTCGTCCTCGTCGTCGCGCTCGCGCTGAGCTTCGACTACACGAACGGATTCCACGACGCGGCCAACGCGATCGCCACATCCGTCTCGACGAGGGCCCTCACACCGCGCGCCGCGCTCATCATGGCCGCGGTCATGAACTTCGCCGGCGCACTCCTCGGGACCGAGGTCGCCGAGACCATCGCGACCTCGATCGTCGACCTCGAGGACGTGCCACCGCACACGGCACTCGTCGTGGTGCTGTGCGCCCTGGTCGGCGCGATCGTGTGGAACCTCATCACGTGGTGGTTCGGGCTCCCGTCGTCCTCGACGCACGCGCTCATCGGCGGCCTCGTGGGTGCCGGGCTAGCGGGCGGGCTCGCGATCTACGGCGCCTCGATCGTCGACAAGGTCGTCCTGCCGATGATCTTCTCCCCGCTCGTGGGCTTCGGCCTCGCGTTCGTCGTCATGGTCGGTCTGCTGTGGGCGTTCCGCCGCGCGGCCCCCTCCAAGACCACGCGCCGCTTCCGCCTCGCGCAGACCGTGTCCGCCGCGGCCATGGCCCTGGGCCACGGCCTGCAGGACGCGCAGAAGACCATGGGCGTCATCTTCATGGCGCTGCTCACGGTCGGCTGGGCCAGCCCCGACGAGGGCATCCCCCTGTGGGTCAAGCTCGCCGCGGCCGCCGCGATCTCCGCCGGGACCTACTCGGGTGGCTGGCGCATCATGCGGACCCTCGGCCGCAAGATCATCGAGCTCGACCCGGCGCGCGGCTTCGTCGCCGAGTCCGTCTCCGCGATCGTGCTCTACGTCAACGCGTTCGCGCTGCACGCGCCGGTCTCCACGACGCACACCATCACGTCCGCGATCATGGGCGTCGGCGCGACCAAGCGCCTGTCCGCGGTGCGCTGGGGCGTCGCCAAGAACATCGGCATCGCGTGGGTCCTGACCATCCCGGCGGCCGCGCTCGTGGCCGCGATCATGTACTGGATCCTGTCGCCGATCCTGCTCTGA
- a CDS encoding DUF47 domain-containing protein yields the protein MRLRLTPRDTSFFDLLADSAQHLVTGANLLAELLGADRPTRKELAKKLAETEHLADDATHTIMRRLNQTFVTPFDRDDIYGLASALDDCMDYMEEAADLIVLYKIEELPARVGEQVQVLQRAAELTAEAMPRLRSLNDLAEYWVEVNRLENQADKIHRKLLAELFDNVSDPILLIKLKEVIEILEQAADAFEKVANMVETIALKES from the coding sequence GTGCGCTTGCGCCTCACCCCGCGCGATACCTCGTTCTTCGACCTCCTCGCCGACTCCGCTCAGCACCTGGTCACCGGGGCGAACCTCCTGGCCGAGCTGCTCGGCGCAGACCGCCCGACCCGCAAGGAGCTCGCCAAGAAGCTCGCGGAGACCGAGCACCTGGCTGACGACGCGACGCACACGATCATGCGACGCCTCAACCAGACCTTCGTCACGCCGTTCGACCGCGACGACATCTACGGTCTCGCGTCCGCGCTCGACGACTGCATGGACTACATGGAAGAGGCCGCGGACCTCATCGTCCTCTACAAGATCGAGGAGCTGCCCGCTCGCGTCGGTGAGCAGGTCCAGGTCCTGCAGCGCGCGGCCGAGCTGACCGCCGAGGCCATGCCGCGACTGCGTTCGCTCAACGACCTCGCCGAGTACTGGGTCGAGGTCAACCGCCTCGAGAACCAGGCCGACAAGATCCACCGCAAGCTCCTCGCCGAGCTCTTCGACAACGTCTCCGACCCGATCCTCCTCATCAAGCTCAAGGAGGTCATCGAGATCCTCGAGCAGGCCGCCGACGCGTTCGAGAAGGTCGCGAACATGGTCGAGACCATCGCGCTCAAGGAGTCCTGA
- a CDS encoding MarR family winged helix-turn-helix transcriptional regulator: MPPSLDAPVIPPAAPTASPSTSTSTPHGHVLDLPVKELTVALEELNRAQREVSARLARELDFPRASLGALRLLQRCGPLQVTELAHHLKVDLSVASRQVTHLVDAGLVERTACDDDRRARSVTLTPEGREKVDETFRLLMSRTAETFEGWTAEDLRASIDQLGRLTEALSRA; the protein is encoded by the coding sequence GTGCCCCCCTCCCTCGACGCCCCCGTCATCCCGCCCGCCGCCCCCACGGCGTCCCCCTCGACATCCACGAGCACCCCCCACGGCCACGTCCTCGACCTGCCCGTCAAGGAGCTCACGGTCGCCCTCGAGGAGCTCAACCGCGCCCAGCGCGAGGTCTCGGCCCGACTCGCCCGCGAGCTCGACTTCCCCCGGGCGTCGCTCGGAGCGCTGCGCCTCCTGCAGCGCTGCGGCCCCCTGCAGGTCACCGAGCTCGCGCACCACCTCAAGGTCGACCTGTCGGTCGCGAGCAGACAGGTCACGCACCTCGTCGACGCGGGACTGGTCGAGCGGACTGCGTGCGACGACGACCGGCGCGCCCGCAGCGTGACCCTCACGCCCGAGGGTCGGGAGAAGGTCGACGAGACGTTCCGCCTCCTCATGAGCCGCACGGCCGAGACGTTCGAGGGCTGGACCGCCGAGGACCTGCGCGCGTCGATCGACCAGCTCGGGCGTCTCACCGAGGCGCTCTCGCGCGCCTGA
- a CDS encoding MDR family MFS transporter has product MSATTTMTRREVLESLSGILLGMFVSILATSVVSSSLPKIINDLNGSQSSFTWVVTATLLTTTISTPIWGKLADLTNRKVLIQLALVVSVVASALAGLSQNVGTLIAFRALQGIGAGGLMALAMVLISDIISPRERGKYMGLMGAIMAVSQIGGPLLGGVLTDTVSWRLNFFVGLPFAIAAIVVLQRTLHLPPIPRRVVKIDYWGALLISVGVSTLLLWVTFAGNNFEWVSWQSAVMVIGSLLALVAAVLVEKSAVEPIIPLHLFRNRTFVLAVLASVAVGVAMFGTAVFLSQYMQVARGKTATESGLLTIPMIVGTFVASTLIGQLITRTGRYKAFMVTGGVLLVGSLFALSTIDYHTSFVLISVYLFFLGASMGMLMQNLVLAVQNTLDVSEMGAGTSTVAFFRTLGGAIGVSVLGAILASKVTSSIQEGLATMGVPTDATGGTIPDVSTLPAPMRDLVERSYGEGIAEIFLVAVPLAVIGLICVLFLKEVPLGTKSGLDERLERELAAGLPDLTDEIEQEHEGDFAAAEGSVLAGAGAPSGSSSSQGHEHAGDGPARGGSTSR; this is encoded by the coding sequence ATGAGCGCTACCACCACCATGACCCGCAGGGAGGTGCTGGAATCACTGTCCGGCATCCTCCTCGGGATGTTCGTCTCCATCCTCGCGACCTCCGTGGTCTCGAGCTCGCTGCCCAAGATCATCAACGACCTGAACGGGTCGCAGTCGTCGTTCACCTGGGTCGTCACCGCGACCCTCCTGACGACCACCATCTCGACCCCCATCTGGGGCAAGCTCGCCGACCTGACGAACCGCAAGGTCCTCATCCAGCTCGCGCTGGTCGTCTCGGTCGTCGCGTCGGCCCTGGCCGGCCTGTCGCAGAACGTCGGCACCCTCATCGCGTTCCGTGCCCTCCAGGGCATCGGCGCCGGTGGGCTCATGGCGCTCGCCATGGTCCTCATCTCCGACATCATCTCCCCGCGTGAGCGCGGCAAGTACATGGGCCTCATGGGCGCGATCATGGCCGTGAGCCAGATCGGCGGCCCCCTCCTCGGCGGCGTCCTGACCGACACCGTGAGCTGGCGCCTCAACTTCTTCGTGGGCCTGCCGTTCGCGATCGCCGCGATCGTGGTGCTCCAGCGCACGCTGCACCTGCCGCCCATCCCCCGCCGGGTCGTGAAGATCGACTACTGGGGTGCGCTGCTCATCAGCGTCGGCGTCTCGACCCTGCTGCTGTGGGTCACGTTCGCGGGCAACAACTTCGAGTGGGTCTCGTGGCAGAGCGCCGTCATGGTGATCGGGTCGCTGCTCGCGCTGGTCGCGGCCGTCCTGGTCGAGAAGAGCGCGGTCGAGCCCATCATCCCGCTGCACCTGTTCAGGAACCGCACGTTCGTCCTCGCGGTCCTCGCGAGCGTCGCCGTCGGCGTCGCGATGTTCGGCACCGCGGTCTTCCTCAGCCAGTACATGCAGGTCGCGCGCGGCAAGACCGCGACCGAGTCGGGTCTGCTGACCATCCCGATGATCGTCGGGACGTTCGTCGCCTCGACCCTGATCGGGCAGCTCATCACGCGCACCGGCCGGTACAAGGCCTTCATGGTCACGGGCGGCGTGCTGCTCGTCGGGTCGCTCTTCGCGCTCTCGACGATCGACTACCACACGAGCTTCGTGCTCATCAGCGTCTACCTGTTCTTCCTCGGCGCGAGCATGGGCATGCTCATGCAGAACCTCGTGCTCGCGGTCCAGAACACCCTGGACGTCTCGGAGATGGGTGCCGGCACCTCGACCGTCGCGTTCTTCCGCACGCTCGGCGGCGCGATCGGCGTCTCCGTCCTGGGCGCGATCCTCGCGAGCAAGGTCACGTCCTCGATCCAGGAGGGCCTCGCCACGATGGGCGTGCCGACCGACGCCACGGGCGGCACCATTCCCGACGTCTCGACGCTGCCCGCACCGATGCGCGACCTCGTCGAGCGCTCGTACGGCGAGGGCATCGCGGAGATCTTCCTCGTGGCCGTGCCCCTCGCGGTCATCGGCCTGATCTGCGTGCTGTTCCTCAAGGAGGTACCGCTCGGCACCAAGTCCGGCCTCGACGAGCGCCTCGAGCGCGAGCTCGCCGCCGGGCTGCCCGACCTGACCGACGAGATCGAGCAGGAGCACGAGGGCGACTTCGCGGCCGCCGAGGGCTCGGTCCTCGCGGGGGCGGGCGCGCCGTCGGGCAGCTCGTCGTCGCAGGGCCACGAGCACGCCGGGGACGGCCCCGCTCGTGGGGGCAGCACCTCGCGCTGA